In one window of Desulfarculaceae bacterium DNA:
- the purD gene encoding phosphoribosylamine--glycine ligase — MKVLVIGSGGREHALVWKLAQSPTVDELYCAPGNPGMAGEADCVDLKSDDIAGLKQFALDKGIGLTVVGPEAPLVDGLADEFEAAGLTVAGPSAYAAQLEGSKSFAKDAMTRFGVPTAGYKVFTDPDEAKAYVRQANRPLVVKADGLAAGKGVLLCKNVAEAEEAVHSVMVAKDFGAAGDKCVVEEFLTGEEASFLVFSDGETIVPMPSSQDHKAVGEGDTGPNTGGMGAYSPAPVVTPEIELKAMEQVIKPMISGMASEGHPFKGILYAGLMVDEDGELGVLEFNVRFGDPEAQPLLVRLESDLADILLKLAQGKLSEAEVKWSSRPSVCVVLASGGYPGKYATGKPISGLENAALCGGVTVFHAGTKLDQGTLVTSGGRVLGVTALGDTVAEAIEHAYEAADLISWEGVYMRRDIGHRALAREGGPKDGPLVGVVMGSPNDQTVMAAAGEALASLGIPHEMRVMSAHRTPAETAAWAQSAAGRGIKVLIAGAGWAAHLAGALAAQTDLPVIAVPIDSSPLSGMDALLASVQMPPGVPVATVAIGKGGAFNAGVLAAQILALSDPAVAQRLAARRKDMAAKVLKADKELNKG, encoded by the coding sequence ATGAAGGTACTGGTCATCGGCAGCGGGGGGCGCGAACACGCCCTGGTGTGGAAGCTGGCCCAGAGCCCCACGGTGGACGAGCTCTACTGCGCGCCGGGCAACCCGGGCATGGCCGGCGAGGCGGATTGCGTGGATCTTAAGTCCGACGACATCGCCGGGCTCAAGCAGTTCGCCCTGGACAAGGGCATCGGCCTGACCGTGGTAGGCCCCGAGGCCCCCCTGGTGGACGGCCTGGCCGACGAGTTCGAGGCCGCGGGCCTCACCGTGGCCGGGCCCAGCGCCTACGCCGCCCAGCTGGAGGGCTCCAAGTCCTTCGCCAAGGACGCCATGACCCGCTTCGGGGTGCCCACCGCCGGGTACAAGGTCTTCACCGACCCGGACGAGGCCAAGGCCTATGTGCGCCAGGCCAACCGGCCCCTGGTGGTCAAGGCCGACGGCCTGGCCGCGGGCAAGGGCGTGTTGCTCTGCAAGAACGTGGCCGAGGCCGAGGAGGCGGTGCACTCGGTGATGGTGGCCAAGGACTTCGGCGCGGCCGGCGACAAGTGCGTGGTGGAGGAGTTCCTCACCGGCGAGGAGGCCTCCTTCCTGGTCTTCAGCGACGGCGAGACCATCGTGCCCATGCCCTCCAGCCAGGACCACAAGGCGGTGGGCGAGGGCGACACCGGCCCCAACACCGGCGGCATGGGCGCCTACTCCCCGGCTCCGGTGGTCACCCCCGAGATCGAGCTCAAGGCCATGGAGCAGGTGATCAAGCCCATGATCTCGGGCATGGCCTCCGAAGGCCATCCCTTCAAGGGCATCCTCTACGCCGGGCTCATGGTCGACGAGGACGGCGAGCTGGGCGTCTTGGAGTTCAACGTGCGCTTCGGCGACCCCGAGGCCCAGCCCCTGCTGGTGCGCCTGGAATCCGACCTGGCCGACATACTACTCAAGCTGGCCCAGGGCAAGCTGAGCGAGGCCGAGGTCAAATGGTCCTCGCGCCCCAGCGTGTGCGTGGTGCTGGCCTCGGGCGGCTACCCCGGCAAGTACGCCACGGGCAAGCCCATCAGCGGCCTGGAGAACGCCGCGCTCTGCGGCGGGGTCACGGTTTTCCACGCGGGCACCAAACTGGACCAGGGCACCCTGGTCACCTCCGGGGGGCGCGTATTGGGCGTAACCGCCCTGGGCGACACCGTGGCCGAGGCCATCGAGCACGCCTACGAGGCGGCGGACCTCATCTCCTGGGAGGGCGTGTACATGCGGCGCGATATCGGCCACCGGGCCCTGGCCCGCGAGGGCGGCCCCAAGGACGGCCCCCTAGTGGGCGTGGTCATGGGCTCGCCCAACGACCAGACGGTGATGGCCGCGGCGGGAGAGGCCCTGGCTTCCCTGGGCATCCCCCACGAGATGCGGGTGATGAGCGCCCACCGCACCCCGGCCGAGACCGCGGCCTGGGCCCAGAGCGCGGCGGGGCGGGGCATCAAGGTGCTCATCGCCGGGGCGGGCTGGGCGGCCCACCTGGCCGGGGCCCTGGCGGCCCAGACCGACCTGCCGGTGATCGCGGTGCCCATCGATTCCAGCCCCCTGAGCGGCATGGACGCCCTGTTGGCCTCGGTGCAGATGCCTCCGGGCGTGCCCGTGGCCACGGTGGCCATCGGCAAGGGCGGGGCCTTCAACGCGGGCGTTTTGGCCGCGCAGATATTGGCCCTGAGCGACCCGGCCGTGGCCCAGCGCCTGGCCGCGCGGCGCAAGGACATGGCCGCCAAGGTGCTCAAGGCCGACAAGGAGCTCAACAAGGGCTAG
- a CDS encoding IMP cyclohydrolase, which translates to MDRKIMRALISVTDKGGVVEFAKALSDMGVTVISTGGTAKAIADGGVKVTGISEITGFPEMLDGRVKTLHPRVHGGILARRDDPNHRAQLAEQHIATIDLVCVNLYAFEATVAKEGCTFEDAIENIDIGGPCLIRASAKNCADVTVVTSPADYSLVLAEMQANDGCTTLATRKQLAAKAFRLTNRYDGAIADYLEKQV; encoded by the coding sequence ATGGACCGCAAGATCATGCGCGCGCTCATCAGCGTGACCGACAAGGGAGGGGTGGTGGAGTTCGCCAAGGCCCTTTCCGATATGGGCGTTACCGTCATCTCCACCGGGGGCACGGCTAAGGCCATCGCCGACGGCGGGGTGAAGGTAACCGGCATCAGTGAGATCACCGGCTTTCCCGAGATGCTCGACGGCCGGGTGAAAACCCTGCACCCCAGGGTGCACGGCGGCATCCTGGCCCGCCGCGACGACCCCAACCACCGGGCCCAGCTGGCCGAGCAGCACATCGCCACCATCGACCTGGTGTGTGTGAATCTCTACGCCTTCGAGGCCACCGTGGCCAAAGAGGGCTGCACCTTCGAAGACGCCATCGAGAACATCGACATCGGCGGCCCCTGCCTGATCCGGGCCTCGGCCAAGAACTGCGCCGACGTGACCGTGGTCACCAGCCCGGCCGACTACAGCCTGGTGCTGGCCGAGATGCAGGCCAACGACGGCTGCACCACCCTGGCCACCCGCAAGCAGCTAGCCGCCAAGGCCTTCCGCCTGACCAACCGTTACGACGGGGCCATCGCCGACTATCTGGAGAAGCAGGTCTAG